The following are encoded together in the Drosophila biarmipes strain raj3 chromosome 3L, RU_DBia_V1.1, whole genome shotgun sequence genome:
- the LOC108028271 gene encoding protein slit has product MSLAPHLGQAFTLGLGLCLCLILATFQGARGLANCPNGCECDDDTLMVNCGEGTLDVLPIALNPAIQRLVIKNNKLKTIDSSMQFYAQLTFLDLSFNDMLTIPERSFSYHAKLQELHLDHNKIGQVSNRTFLGLSTISVLNLRGNLIAELEYRTFSPMVKLAELNLGQNRIDHIDPHAFDGLDNLRVLYLDDNSLTTVPGALTFQALHSLAELYLGSNSFMTIPGGAFEDLKGLTRLDLRGAGLHNISGEALKGLEGLRYLDLSDNSLPVIPTAALQRLGRLEQLNIGQNDFEVVSSGAFAGLRELRHLELTGAKRLRRVESGAFGGNTNLEHLNLSSNKELNELSSMALGGLPHLSTVVLKANQLSSLDEGLVPWADLQTLDLSENPFECDCRLLWLHHLLVRRNSSGQFSPVVCAYPTTLRDLPLAQLAEPLLGCARGAASKQAIIGILVVACAALITTLALILYTCRRRIRELLKGHSALGRKEREYQKTFSDEEYMSRPPPGSGGVHPSAGGYPYFAGSSRPIPVTEL; this is encoded by the coding sequence ATGTCGTTGGCCCCTCATCTCGGCCAGGCTTTTACCCTCGGTCTGGGCCTGTGCCTCTGCCTGATTTTGGCCACATTTCAGGGGGCCCGGGGATTGGCCAACTGCCCGAATGGCTGCGAGTGCGACGACGACACCCTGATGGTCAACTGCGGCGAGGGCACCCTCGACGTCCTGCCCATCGCCCTCAATCCCGCCATCCAGCGCCTGGTGATCAAGAACAACAAGCTGAAGACCATCGACTCATCCATGCAGTTCTATGCGCAGCTCACCTTCCTGGATCTGTCGTTCAACGACATGTTGACGATACCGGAGCGATCGTTCTCGTACCACGCCAAATTGCAGGAGCTGCACCTGGACCACAACAAGATTGGCCAGGTGTCGAACAGGACCTTCCTAGGCCTATCCACTATTAGTGTTTTGAATCTGAGGGGCAACCTGATTGCCGAGCTGGAGTACCGCACATTCTCGCCCATGGTCAAGCTGGCGGAGCTGAATCTTGGCCAGAACCGCATCGACCACATCGATCCACATGCGTTTGATGGCCTGGACAACCTGAGGGTTCTCTATCTGGATGATAATTCCCTGACCACTGTGCCGGGAGCGTTGACCTTCCAGGCTCTACACTCCCTGGCAGAACTGTATTTAGGAAGCAACTCCTTTATGACGATTCCGGGCGGAGCGTTTGAAGATCTAAAGGGCCTGACACGGCTAGATCTGCGCGGAGCTGGTCTGCACAACATCTCGGGAGAAGCGCTCAAGGGTCTGGAGGGCCTGCGCTACCTAGATCTGTCGGATAATAGCCTGCCTGTGATTCCTACGGCAGCTCTTCAGAGACTGGGACGCCTGGAGCAGCTGAACATTGGTCAGAATGACTTTGAGGTCGTCTCCTCGGGGGCCTTTGCTGGCCTCCGGGAGCTGAGGCACCTGGAGTTGACGGGAGCCAAGAGACTGAGGCGCGTGGAGAGTGGTGCCTTCGGGGGAAACACCAACCTGGAACACCTCAACCTTTCCAGCAACAAGGAGCTGAACGAGCTATCGTCTATGGCCCTGGGTGGTTTGCCCCACCTGAGTACAGTGGTGCTGAAGGCCAATCAACTGAGCAGCCTGGATGAAGGTCTAGTGCCCTGGGCAGATCTTCAGACCCTCGATCTCTCGGAGAACCCATTCGAATGTGATTGCAGGCTGCTGTGGCTGCATCATCTGCTGGTCAGACGGAACTCGAGTGGCCAGTTCTCCCCCGTGGTCTGCGCGTATCCGACGACTCTGCGAGACTTACCTCTGGCCCAGTTGGCCGAACCCCTTCTGGGTTGCGCCCGTGGAGCTGCGAGCAAGCAGGCCATCATCGGCATCCTCGTGGTGGCCTGTGCCGCCTTGATAACCACTTTGGCCCTGATCCTCTACACCTGCCGCCGTAGGATTCGGGAGCTGCTGAAGGGACACTCGGCGCTGGGCAGGAAGGAGCGGGAGTACCAGAAGACCTTCTCCGACGAGGAGTACATGTCCAGGCCACCACCCGGTAGCGGAGGAGTCCACCCGTCTGCGGGTGGCTATCCCTACTTTGCCGGCAGCAGTCGGCCCATTCCGGTCACCGAGCTATAG